A window from Candidatus Poribacteria bacterium encodes these proteins:
- a CDS encoding DrmE family protein, which yields MASKLEEVDVCLDSAYDYLRGREPPLWSALTELCVSDVPEDEFRAIVFPSSARKQLFSFALLARYNISEDDLRDLRVGFMSLSGLRTSRSAGDEQQIPLELSLRPLFVGIPSQHQSAQIVSLLRHRKMDVLIYPYQEPILDKRIARWDEALSGDSSGQVKVLVCLSKRSPPMKIPTSSPCVKLIPSDDIIASEEKRGKKSHAHGRTSKSLWLQADPVEELENLLGVKDLDEDEEASLVQRSLASGENHESTEEGIEEKPWVEEAVAVNFDGGWKTLLAPDDTINVIINGSDGNRLEERYVRALRRGDRVFFLHDQRRQSLYDLIISRVHRHPAIEIHLALIQRWQDDFAMAYHQRWRSKRRSLNDLLKELRNRGSRLTSPVTLRLWLEGRTLCPQDPKDLYRLAEILDMNFVRQYYQRIHYAAHRLAGLHRGVANRLNRWLEHQAAGIDSGILEEIIDEDLDLSLRDFRDSILILTVESLTIERGPFLRNRLGKLERSDTDDR from the coding sequence TTGGCTTCCAAGTTGGAAGAAGTTGATGTTTGCTTGGATTCCGCTTATGATTACCTCCGAGGTAGAGAACCACCGCTTTGGTCAGCTCTAACCGAATTATGCGTCTCAGATGTTCCGGAAGATGAGTTTCGGGCGATTGTCTTTCCAAGTTCAGCTCGAAAACAATTGTTTAGCTTCGCACTATTAGCTAGGTACAACATTTCAGAAGATGACTTGCGCGATCTACGTGTGGGTTTCATGAGTCTTTCGGGTTTACGCACCTCGAGAAGCGCGGGCGATGAACAGCAAATTCCTCTTGAGTTATCCTTACGTCCTCTATTTGTCGGCATACCAAGCCAACATCAATCAGCTCAGATAGTCTCTCTTCTACGCCATCGCAAGATGGACGTATTGATTTACCCTTATCAAGAGCCTATCTTGGATAAGCGGATAGCTCGGTGGGATGAAGCGCTATCAGGAGACTCAAGCGGCCAAGTGAAAGTCCTCGTCTGTCTCTCTAAGCGTTCACCACCTATGAAAATTCCTACATCTTCACCATGTGTCAAATTGATTCCTTCTGATGATATAATCGCATCTGAAGAAAAACGCGGAAAGAAATCCCATGCTCATGGAAGAACATCCAAGTCCCTTTGGTTGCAAGCTGATCCAGTTGAAGAACTGGAAAATCTTTTAGGAGTAAAGGACCTTGATGAAGACGAAGAAGCTTCCTTAGTACAAAGAAGCTTAGCTAGTGGAGAAAACCATGAATCCACCGAGGAAGGCATTGAAGAGAAACCGTGGGTAGAGGAAGCAGTAGCTGTGAATTTTGATGGAGGATGGAAAACCCTTCTTGCCCCTGACGATACCATTAACGTCATTATCAATGGTTCGGACGGTAATCGGCTTGAAGAACGCTATGTTCGCGCATTACGCCGCGGTGACCGTGTGTTCTTTCTTCATGACCAGAGGCGACAAAGTTTATATGATTTGATCATTTCCCGGGTTCATCGGCACCCGGCTATCGAAATTCACCTAGCGCTCATTCAACGCTGGCAAGACGATTTTGCTATGGCTTACCACCAGCGGTGGCGTAGCAAAAGACGCTCTTTAAATGATTTACTGAAGGAACTGCGGAATCGTGGTAGCCGTTTAACTTCTCCGGTTACATTACGTTTGTGGTTGGAAGGACGAACCTTATGTCCTCAAGATCCAAAAGATTTGTATCGCCTTGCTGAAATACTGGATATGAATTTCGTACGTCAATATTACCAACGTATCCACTATGCTGCTCACCGACTGGCAGGACTCCATCGAGGAGTGGCAAATCGTCTAAATCGATGGCTGGAACACCAAGCCGCTGGAATTGATTCAGGAATACTAGAAGAGATCATCGATGAGGATCTGGATTTATCATTGCGCGATTTTCGAGACTCAATATTGATACTAACGGTGGAGTCATTAACTATAGAACGAGGGCCATTCCTGAGAAATCGTTTAGGTAAATTAGAAAGGAGTGATACCGATGACCGATAA